TAGATTGTACCATCCTCGGCCTCTACTGCAGCTGCCACATGCACGTTACTGTAGGGTGCGTAGCTGTTTCGATGAACACTTAGCGCTTTCTCCACCAGTTTATCAAGATCACGTCCATCCATGACTAGTGCCCGACACAGTATTCCAGTCCGAGACTACCCCTTAGATTCTATCCCACACTGCTACAGCGGGATTCAAAGAGGGCAGACTACTAGCCTGGGAGGACGGAGGGCTAGAGGGGCGCCTTGCCTAGCGACCAGCCAAGGGCTGTTATAGGGCTCGAGGTCCACGTACAGCTGACGAGCCTGAAAACCAAGCTGTTCTGCAACTGCAGCGCTGACTATCGTGGCGCGCCACCTAACACTCATGTCTGTCCTGTATGCCTTGGCCTCCCCGGCGCCCTGCCCGTGGTTAACGAGGAAGCCGTCCGGAAGGCTATCCAGGTCTGCCTTGCCGTTAACGGGCGTGTTGCCAAGCTTCTCCGATTTGACCGTAAGCACTACTTCTACCCTGATCTACCCAAGAACTACCAGATAACACAGTACCTTGAACCCATATGCACCGGCGGCTACATCGAGATAGAGTCGCCAAGCGGGACCAAGAGGATAAGGCTACGGCGTATCAACATCGAGGAGGACCCGGGCAGGATAGTCTACCCTGGAGGGGGCCCCCTCACGAGCCCCTATGTGCTCGTGGACTATAACAGGAGCGGCGTAGCCCTCCTCGAGATAGTGACCGAGCCAGACATGGAGTCGCCGGAGGAGGCTGTAGCGTTCCTCGAGAAGCTGAGGAGTATCCTAGAGCACCTAGGTGTCTGTGATTGTGGGCTCGAGGGCGCCATGCGGGTAGACGCCAACATAAGCATTGAGGGCGGCGAGCGTGTCGAGGTTAAGAATATCGGGAGCTTCCATGAGGTGAAGCGTGCTCTAGCCTACGAGATAACAAGGCAGCACGACCTGCTGCTGAAGGGCAAGCCTGTCCGGCGGGAGACACGCCACTGGGACCCCGTACGCAAGGTGACGCTACCAGCGAGGGTGAAGGAGACGGAGGAAGACTACCGTTATATGCCTGATCCAAACCTGCCCCCGGTGCCCATACCCTCTAGCCTGGTCGAAGAGCTCAGGGAGACACTGCCTGAGCTGCCCGATGCACGCGCCAAGAGGCTTGTGAAGGAGTACGGCCTCCGCTCCCAGGTAGCAAAGGTTCTTGTGACGAGGAAGGTTCTCGCAGACTTCTTCGAGGACGCTGCCCGACTCTACCAAGGGAACTACGAGAGGATGGCTAACTACCTGGTTAACGACCTGCTAAACTGGCTCAAGGATGACGACCTAGCAGGGCTCTACAAGAGGGTCAAGCCCGAGCACCTGGCAAAGCTCATGAAGCTGTTAGACAGCGGCGTGATAAGCATAAGGCAAGCAAAGGAGATGGCCGAGCACATCGCGAAGCGTGGCGCCGACCCGGAGAAGCTTGTAGACGAGCTCGGATTCCGTCGCATCGCTGACCCGGAGAAGCTCCGGCCAGTAGTGGAGGAGGTGTTCCGGGAGAATCCCAAGGCTGTTGAGGACGCGCTCCGGAACCCTAAGGCGGTGAACTTCCTAGTAGGCATGGTTATGAGGAAGACGAGGGGGCGTGCTGACCCCGCGGTGGCCAGGAGGCTTGTAGTGGAGAAGCTTGATGAGATACGGAGAAGCGGGGCCTAGAGGCCTAGCCTCACGGTTTCCACGTCTATGCTCTTCGCGTAGCGCTCTGCATCGTAGCTGAACTGGTAGGCTGCTGCTACTGGCACTATCTCGGTGTTCTCTAGCTTCTCCGCTAGCTCGCCCACCTCGTCTGCCAACACGTCTACATCGCCTACGTCTATGTAGGGCTTCGCGTAGAGGTAGAACGCAATACCTTCGAACATTACTAGTGCACGGGCATAGGGTATCTCGTCTACACCATAGTCCTCGACTATTCGGAGCAGCCTCGCCCCTTCGAGCCTGCCGCCGAGCACGAAGGCTTCTACGACTGTCCTCACATCGGCCATGAAGCGTATGAGGCTTGGGCCTCGAACCCTCGCCGCCGGCTCAGTGCCAGCTATCTCGAAGAGGCTGTGAGAGAGACTCTCCAGTCCTATGGGCTCTTCTACTACTAGGCTCACGCGTCCCACCCGAACACAGTATTTGTGTCCTTGGCAGGGGTTTAGCCCGAGGGGGTAGTGTAGAACCGGGTATCAACCCAGCATAACGGGGGCCTGGGTCGCTGCGAGATTCCATGCTGTAACGCGTGCTACTCGGGTTTTACTGGGGTATCACCGGACTATCGCCGTCTCCCAGAAGGGTACATGTGGAATAGAAAACGGGGCTCCGGGGCTAAGCTGGTGGGCTTGAGCTAGGCTGTACCAGCGGGAAGTCCACGATCTTCGCC
The window above is part of the Pyrodictium delaneyi genome. Proteins encoded here:
- the gatB gene encoding Asp-tRNA(Asn)/Glu-tRNA(Gln) amidotransferase subunit GatB; the protein is MPSDQPRAVIGLEVHVQLTSLKTKLFCNCSADYRGAPPNTHVCPVCLGLPGALPVVNEEAVRKAIQVCLAVNGRVAKLLRFDRKHYFYPDLPKNYQITQYLEPICTGGYIEIESPSGTKRIRLRRINIEEDPGRIVYPGGGPLTSPYVLVDYNRSGVALLEIVTEPDMESPEEAVAFLEKLRSILEHLGVCDCGLEGAMRVDANISIEGGERVEVKNIGSFHEVKRALAYEITRQHDLLLKGKPVRRETRHWDPVRKVTLPARVKETEEDYRYMPDPNLPPVPIPSSLVEELRETLPELPDARAKRLVKEYGLRSQVAKVLVTRKVLADFFEDAARLYQGNYERMANYLVNDLLNWLKDDDLAGLYKRVKPEHLAKLMKLLDSGVISIRQAKEMAEHIAKRGADPEKLVDELGFRRIADPEKLRPVVEEVFRENPKAVEDALRNPKAVNFLVGMVMRKTRGRADPAVARRLVVEKLDEIRRSGA